One part of the Plasmodium yoelii strain 17X genome assembly, chromosome: 13 genome encodes these proteins:
- a CDS encoding golgi apparatus membrane protein TVP23, putative produces MNRNNIYENEQNESTSVNYPVSKDNNMNINMSYDFNANSLIKNDLNDYFNTFMQKTKHPYVCLTHIFFKLLSVILYFIGPFIFQNEKSKENDFIITFAITLFLVSLDFYLVKNITGRFLVKMIWWIDANPDYSNKIVFQSSEENSLSNMDKNIFWYALYAYFLIWLMQTIQMLMSLQFCWFLLCFICLFLSFYNLFNFWQCSKEQRKMVANVMSNVNLNYIYNKIFYNM; encoded by the exons ATGAATAgaaacaatatatatgaaaatgaacaaaatgaaagtACCAGTGTTAATTATCCAGTATCAAAAGATAACAATATGAACATTAATATGTCTTATGATTTTAATGCTAAttcattaattaaaaatgacTTGAATGATTattttaatacatttatGCAAAAAACGAAACACCCATATGTATGTTTAacccatattttttttaaactccTATCTGTAAtatt ATATTTCATTGGACCCTTCATATTTCAAAATGAAAAGTCTAAGGAAAATGATTTCATTATAACATTCGCAATAACTCTTTTTTTAGTATCGTTGGATTTTTATTTGGTTAAAAATATTACTGGAAG gttTTTAGTAAAAATGATATGGTGGATTGATGCCAACCCGGATTATTCTAACAAAATAGTTTTCCAATCTTCTGAAGAAAACTCATTAAGCAATATggacaaaaatattttttggtatgcattatatgcatattttttaatatggcTTATGCAAACAATACAAATGTTAATGTCCTTACAATTTTGTTGgtttttattatgttttatatgcttatttttatccttttataatttatttaatttttggCAATGTTCAAAAGAACAACGAAAAATGGTTGCAAATGTTATGAGCAAcgttaatttaaattatatatataataaaatattttataatatgtaa
- a CDS encoding ATP-dependent RNA helicase DBP5, putative: MSLTEEKPKEIIDEKINENNEKNDEKINEKNDEKVDEQNEQSDEQVNDEIDEKINENNEKIDEKINEKINEKINEKNEKNDEINDENGKEDKDATEKKEDENVMGLFLSYLQKNKDDPQVLQTMLSMMSGKGVNMSPEDMLKLTQGNKKKDESSEEKSTQSQSKVNQTNESENNDKKNGDLNEENRDVIKKKHSALVEDNDDYEIENCEPELPLEEEAISLIENINITNDGKNKDNNEQYSKESIKKTNGVSISANMAKLADKYMSLGKNAETTGKEQSDFKLYHSKNTWEELKIDNELIQILTYLKFFGPSKIQAYALPIILDSNKNLIAQSQNGSGKTLTFVIAMLSKINRTMYSLQAVCICPTRELAQQNYGVVCKFTKYLNVNTFLAVPLCEKYNKSSGFQIYVGTPGKTLDFLKRRYIDTNNIKIFVLDEADDLIDIKNNMSSQVENIKRFLPKTCQILLFSATYNDDVRLFADKFAPRATKISVRQEDLTLKCVKQYYLITENDEQKYYYLSELYCSMTISQCVIFVNSKKSAYNLYQFMTDNNHNVTLICADSVISRFTRNKIEKTNVMGMDPKTRDALMSDFKKGISKVLICTDLLSRGIDVPSISLVINFDLPYIYQGRITNSSDGIANQNVNMETYIHRIGRTGRFGTKGMAINFISKVQIPHIHQIEKYYKCVISDLEYDSELMMTSITKLKN, translated from the coding sequence atgagttTAACAGAAGAAAAACCAAAGGAAATAATCgacgaaaaaataaatgaaaacaatgaaaaaaatgacgaaaaaataaacgaaaaaaatgacgaaaaagtagatgaacaaaatgaacaaaGTGACGAACAAGTAAATGACGAAATCgacgaaaaaataaatgaaaacaatgaaaaaatcgacgaaaaaataaacgaaaaaataaacgaaaaaataaacgaaaaaaatgaaaaaaatgacgaaATAAACGATGAGAATGGGAAAGAAGATAAAGATGCaacagaaaaaaaagaagatgaaAACGTTATgggtttatttttatcttatttacaaaaaaataaagatgatCCCCAAGTTCTTCAAACTATGTTAAGTATGATGAGTGGAAAGGGTGTAAATATGTCACCTGAAGATATGCTAAAATTAACACAAGGCAATAAGAAAAAAGATGAAAGTTCAGAAGAAAAAAGTACCCAAAGTCAATCTAAAGTAAATCAAACAAATGAAagtgaaaataatgataaaaaaaatggtgacttaaatgaagaaaatagagatgtcataaaaaaaaaacacagcGCATTAGTCGAAGATAATGATGATTATGAAATTGAAAATTGTGAACCAGAGTTGCCTCTTGAAGAAGAAGCGATATCATTAATTGAAAACATCAACATAACAAATGATGGAAAGAATAAGGATAATAACGAACAATATAGTAAAGAAtctattaaaaaaacaaatggaGTATCTATTTCTGCAAATATGGCTAAGTTAGCTGATAAATATATGAGCCTCGGCAAAAATGCAGAAACAACCGGAAAGGAACAAAGTGACTTTAAATTATATCATTCTAAAAATACATGGgaagaattaaaaattgATAATGAACTTATACAAATATTAACTTACTTAAAATTTTTTGGACCATCAAAAATTCAAGCATATGCATTACCAATCATATTagatagtaataaaaatttaattgcCCAATCACAAAATGGATCTGGTAAAACATTAACTTTTGTAATTGCAATGTtatcaaaaattaatagaaCTATGTATTCATTGCAAGCAGTTTGTATATGTCCAACCAGAGAGTTGGCACAACAAAATTATGGTGTAGTTTgtaaatttacaaaatatttaaatgttaACACATTTTTAGCTGTTCCATTatgtgaaaaatataataaatctaGTGGGTTCCAAATATATGTTGGTACTCCTGGTAAAACTTtagattttttaaaaagaagatatattgacactaataatataaaaatatttgtgtTAGATGAAGCAGATGATTTaattgatattaaaaataatatgtcaTCACAagttgaaaatataaaaagattTTTACCAAAAACTTGTcaaattcttttattttctgCTACATATAATGATGATGTAAGACTTTTTGCTGATAAATTTGCACCAAGAGCAACAAAAATAAGTGTAAGACAAGAAGATTTGACTCTAAAATGTGTCaaacaatattatttaataacagaaaatgatgaacaaaaatattattatttatctgAATTATATTGTTCTATGACTATATCACAATGtgttatatttgttaattcaaaaaaatcagcatataatttatatcaaTTTATGACAGATAATAATCACAATGTTACACTAATTTGTGCAGATAGTGTAATTAGTAGATTTACAcgaaataaaattgaaaaaacaAATGTAATGGGTATGGATCCTAAAACAAGAGATGCTTTAATGTCtgattttaaaaaaggtATATCAAAAGTTTTAATATGTACAGATTTATTATCTAGAGGTATTGATGTTCCATCTATAAGCTTAGTTATTAATTTTGATTTgccatatatatatcaagGTAGAATAACTAATTCATCGGATGGTATAGCAAATCAAAATGTAAACATGGAAACTTATATTCATAGAATTGGAAGAACAGGAAGATTTGGAACAAAGGGTATGgctattaattttattagtaAAGTTCAAATTCCACATATTCATCAAATTGAAAAATACTACAAGTGTGTAATTTCAGATCTTGAATATGATTCAGAACTTATGATGACTTCTATAACGAagttgaaaaattaa
- a CDS encoding GTPase, producing MLKILCRNICHNTKLYRIITNSPKNALKAFYNRQYSNDNNNNNTNLKIEHDPFYTNPLRKLSCIGCGQFLQTIDEKKSGYIPFNVYEKYTNGRLKFYTKVKGEEVDCIPDGVKVDVNNFLNYRVKTKIILCKRCYRLQHYKISDTKCDVDVNRIENIIKCRTDLQEQIRLNQERKKNINKSTDSYKNEKINLDNDHIKFDHLKEKDKEENQEQHFEKNLNSVKNENTDNNQIIVERYEEKENVEKPKELSENYSDISKGTKNIITNANKCNNKSLTFIKKKLHRNSIEINKFADEQEKYDEINENNFENIKNDQCEAKEVRINDETDSQINNKKSVFQNEDDINILENNTSEVKYYEDSSYNIDKRFINMYEKKDILKKRNEIKRLDAEKMDISNAKYIEADRNNIMNNLIKKMKKKSLVLYIIDITNIENTILPELYIGCKNKDINIIWLVNKIDCLPKSTNLDIIKIWFRNMIRQIKNTHINDLIFISALKCYNYNILEERMKNYIDIDKGIDIYIVGCVNVGKSSFLNSFLKFINYKHIGDIYNKRKKGGVTVSNIPYTTLNYNVFKLKKDINIIDTIGIPTKYQYSSILYKDIDLNSIIINKKIQPFTYKLKDDYSIILGSLCYINLIYGNFALLTFYISNKVTIHMCRSEKVENFLEKKKCSFLYPPHVYSDFDLLKPFVKHTVKVLGKDYESIDDIVISDLCWFSITGRGIKIFEIYAPKNIKIYRRPSMINDGIKHTQVDVFKYKSYRGRTQKILKKKKKIIEQLDRQNPERRQDMKNLTLQKEQMQLESLNNFDDTKKMKESSTGTHSIFADKADMENIVHYL from the coding sequence ATGCTGAAAATACTTTGTAGAAATATATGCCACAACACAAAATTATATCGAATAATAACAAACTCACCTAAAAACGCGTTAAAAGCGTTTTATAACAGACAATATAgcaatgataataataataataataccaaTTTAAAGATAGAACATGACccattttatacaaatcCACTAAGAAAGCTTAGTTGTATTGGGTGTGGTCAATTTTTACAAACtattgatgaaaaaaaaagtgggTATATTCCATTTAAtgtttatgaaaaatatacaaatggTCGATTAAAGTTTTATACAAAAGTTAAAGGTGAAGAAGTAGACTGTATACCTGATGGAGTAAAAGTTgatgttaataattttttgaacTATCGagttaaaacaaaaattattttatgcaAACGTTGTTATAGATTACAACATTATAAAATATCAGATACAAAATGTGATGTCGATGTTAATAgaattgaaaatattataaaatgtcGAACAGATTTGCAAGAACAAATTCGATTAAAtcaagaaagaaaaaaaaatataaataaatcaaCAGATAGTTACAAAAACGAAAAGATAAATCTTGATAATGatcatattaaatttgaCCATTTGAAGGAAAAagataaagaagaaaatcaGGAACAGCATTTTgagaaaaatttaaatagtgtaaaaaatgaaaatactGATAATAATCAAATTATTGTAGAACGATATGAAGAAAAGGAAAACGTTGAAAAACCAAAAGAGTTGTCAGAAAATTATTCGGACATTTCTAAAGGGACTAAAAATATCATAACTAATGCTAACAAATGTAACAATAAATCCCttacttttataaaaaaaaagttacaTCGAAACTCTATtgagataaataaatttgcaGACGAACaagaaaaatatgatgaaataaacgaaaataattttgaaaatataaaaaatgatcaaTGTGAAGCGAAGGAAGTACGTATAAATGATGAAACAGATTctcaaattaataataaaaaaagtgttTTTCAAAATGAAGatgatattaatattttagaGAATAACACATCTGAAGTGAAATATTATGAAGATAGTTCATATAACATTGACAAaagatttattaatatgtatgAGAAGAaagatattttaaaaaaacgaaatgaaataaaaagacTAGATGCagaaaaaatggatataagTAACgctaaatatatagaagctgatagaaataatataatgaataatttaataaaaaaaatgaaaaaaaaatctttagtactttatataatagacataacaaatattgaaaatactatactTCCTGAATTGTATATAGGAtgcaaaaataaagatataaatattatatggcTAGTTAATAAAATCGATTGTTTACCTAAATCGACAAATCttgatattataaaaatatggttCCGTAATATGATAcgacaaataaaaaatactcatataaatgatttaatatttatatcagcattgaaatgttataattataatatattagaagaaagaatgaaaaattatatagacATAGATAAAGgtattgatatatatatagttggGTGTGTAAATGTTGGCAAATCatcttttttaaattcatttttaaaatttataaattataaacatataggagatatatataacaaaagaaaaaaaggagGGGTAACGGTTTCAAATATACCATATACaacattaaattataatgtgttcaaattaaaaaaagatattaatataattgataCTATTGGAATTCCAACAAAATATCAATATAgttctatattatataaggATATCGATTTAAatagtataataataaataaaaaaattcaacCTTTTACTTATAAGCTTAAAGATGATTATTCTATTATTTTAGGAAGtttatgttatattaatttaatttatggGAATTTTGCATTACTAACTttttatatatcaaataaagTCACAATACATATGTGTAGAAGTGAAAAAGTTGAaaattttttagaaaaaaaaaaatgttctTTTTTATATCCTCCCCATGTTTATTCAGATTTTGATCTACTAAAACCATTTGTAAAACATACTGTTAAAGTTTTGGGTAAAGATTATGAAAGTATAGATGATATTGTCATATCAGATTTATGCTGGTTTTCAATAACAGGAcgaggaataaaaatatttgaaatatatgcaccaaaaaatattaaaatttatagaaGGCCATCAATGATTAATGATGGAATCAAACACACACAAGTTGacgtttttaaatataaatcttATAGAGGTAGGACACAAAaaattcttaaaaaaaaaaaaaaaattattgaaCAATTGGATAGACAAAATCCAGAGAGAAGACAAGATATGAAAAATCTTACTCTCCAAAAGGAACAAATGCAATTGGAAAGTTTAAACAATTTTGatgatacaaaaaaaatgaaggaaTCTTCAACCGGTACCCATTCAATATTTGCGGACAAAGCTGATATGGAAAATATcgttcattatttataa
- a CDS encoding pyridoxal 5'-phosphate synthase, putative: protein MKITYLSQALAKTIDEELMSDVVGYTTSQLMELAGLSISQIIFKNYDLANFKKIIICCGPGNNGGDGLVAARHLKEFGYDVTVVYLKENNKILFKGLLKLLEHYEIPVLRSITQDEMCNYDLIVDAIFGFSFSGEPRSPFDALISMINNSKKEVVSIDVPSGTNIDKGAKDVKLCVESEMNISLMLPKEGLRNYTKKHFLGGRFLPASIIKKYNLDVPHFEGYNSYTQL from the exons ATGAAAATAACA TATTTGTCTCAGGCATTAGCCAAAACCATAGATGAAGAATTAATGAGTGATGTTGTTGGATACACAACTAGCCAATTGATGGAGCTAGCTGGACTTTCTATCTCACaaataattttcaaaaattatgatcttgcaaattttaaaaaaattataatttgttgTGGGCCTGGTAATAATGGAGGTGACGGATTAGTAGCAGCTCGCCATTTGAAAGAATTTGGATATGATGTCACAGTTGTTTACCTtaaggaaaataataaaattctaTTCAag ggtttattaaaattactTGAGCATTATGAAATCCCGGTTTTGAGATCAATAACACAAGATG AAATGTGTAATTATGATTTAATTGTGGATGCAATATTCGGTTTTAGTTTTTCTGGCGAGCCTCGTAGCCCTTTTGACGCTTTGATTAGT ATGATTAACAATTCAAAAAAAGAAGTTGTATCAATCGATGTCCCATCAGGTACAAACATAGACAAAG GGGCAAAAGACGTTAAACTATGCGTTGAGTCAGAAATGAACATATCCTTAATGCTACCTAAAGAAGGGTTAAggaattatacaaaaaaacatTTCTTAGGAGGACGATTTTTACCAGC atctataataaaaaagtataatttGGATGTACCTCATTTCGAAG gATACAATTCATACACTCAATTGTAG
- a CDS encoding bax inhibitor 1, putative encodes MDFLKQIRRRQREINLSNIFNFSPLTNDEKNHLIKIYGLLAFGTMITAMSCYIDITIIKIPRFIASIASLFCSFALASSCTYARYNDTQTSSKTKLIYFLGISSSIGILISDYIAYINRLNPSILPLAFFGSLSIFSCFSLSAIFSKNRISLFIGTVLCAICSYVSLISFMNFFIRSRFIDTTLLYLGFFMYMGFVLFDTQLTLFDFRRGNKDYIMHAVCLYLDLVGLFTHILRILGNKEEKKKK; translated from the exons ATGGATTTTTTGAAGCAAATAAGAAGACGCCAGAGggaaataaatttatcaaatatttttaacttttccCCACTAACAAATGATGAGAAAAATcacttaataaaaatatatggtcTATTGGCATTCGGGACTATGATAACAGCTATGAGTTGTTATATTGATATtactattataaaaattccAAGATTTATAGCATCCATAGCTAgcttattttgttcatttgcCTTAGCTTCATCATGTACTTATGCACGTTATAACGATACCCAAACATCATCAAAAactaaattaatatattttttgggtATATCATCATCCATTGGAATTTTAATAAGTGATTATATTGCTTATATTAATCGTTTGAATCCATCTATTTTACCGTTGGCCTTTTTCGGAAGTTTATCCATATTCTCATGTTTTTCCCTGTCTgctatattttcaaaaaatag aATCTCGTTATTTATTGGAACAGTCTTATGTGCCATATGTTCATATGTATCCCTAATTTCTTTTATGAACTTTTTTATAAGATCAAGATTTATCGATACAACTTTATTGTATCTTGGATTCTTTATGTATATGgg ATTTGTACTATTTGATACCCAACTTACTTTATTTGATTTCCGTAGAGGAAACAAAGATTATATA atGCACGCAGTTTGTTTATATCTCGATTTAGTCGGACTGTTTACACATATATTGAGAATATTAggaaataaagaagaaaagaaaaagaaataa
- a CDS encoding rhoptry protein, putative has protein sequence MLTSKDMKSWTMRRFLCFSIGTATIIYALLLIVLSILMITHMSHYNETLFIIISIFNCICSVLIFMSITHKNAFTAYIAYNIVIMNYMIEAVEFLICFYHTSTSHSVQWYYDNFDWHRKILYNYNMYYGILEMIIHIFLFLISFFVIKLVWSFYRILQIGGNIFSFQKAEDIERILHGTHYYSYGTVAHIHEY, from the coding sequence atgCTAACATCAAAGGATATGAAAAGTTGGACTATGAGAAGATTTTTATGCTTCTCTATAGGAACAGCAACAATAATATACGCATTGCTTTTAATAGTATTGTCAATTCTTATGATAACTCATATGTCACATTATAATGaaacattatttataataatatctatttttaattgtatTTGTTcagtattaatatttatgtcAATAACACATAAAAATGCCTTTACAGCATATATagcatataatatagttataatgaattatatGATTGAAGCGGTCGAATTTTTGATATGTTTTTATCACACAAGTACAAGTCATAGCGTCCAGTGGTATTACGATAATTTTGATTGGCAtcgaaaaatattatataattataatatgtattatgGTATTTTAGAAATgataattcatatttttttatttttaatatcctTTTTTGTTATAAAATTAGTATGGAGCTTTTATAGAATTCTACAAATAGgaggaaatatattttcttttcaaAAAGCAGAAGATATTGAGCGAATTTTACATGGCACACATTATTATTCTTATGGGACAGTTGCACATATTCACGAATATTAA